Proteins co-encoded in one bacterium genomic window:
- a CDS encoding PIN domain-containing protein, with protein sequence MNNDYIKSLFQKYKKRGIIVDANLLLVYFLGSFNPQLISQYKRTKDNYTFEDFKDLCRIIKYFDRVLTTPNILTEVSNLSSALRTEYLIEYFKKFKDMVTTLDEEIIMSKRATENKYFEKYGLTDAVIIELCQKKYLVITDDFPLSNSLSHINIDVINFNHIRQYRWSIGQR encoded by the coding sequence ATGAATAATGATTACATTAAATCACTATTTCAGAAATATAAAAAGCGAGGAATTATAGTTGATGCAAATTTACTTCTGGTATATTTTTTAGGCTCTTTTAATCCGCAACTCATCTCTCAATATAAAAGAACAAAAGATAACTATACTTTTGAGGACTTTAAGGATTTGTGTCGGATTATTAAATATTTTGACCGCGTTCTCACAACACCTAATATACTTACAGAAGTTAGCAACTTATCTTCGGCATTGAGGACAGAATACCTTATAGAATACTTTAAAAAATTTAAAGATATGGTTACGACATTAGATGAAGAAATTATTATGAGCAAGAGGGCTACTGAAAACAAATACTTTGAAAAATATGGTTTAACAGATGCAGTAATCATAGAATTATGTCAAAAAAAATACCTGGTGATAACAGATGATTTTCCTCTATCAAATTCATTGTCTCACATAAATATTGATGTCATAAATTTTAATCATATTCGACAATACAGATGGTCAATAGGTCAAAGGTAG